The proteins below are encoded in one region of Neofelis nebulosa isolate mNeoNeb1 chromosome 17, mNeoNeb1.pri, whole genome shotgun sequence:
- the DHDH gene encoding trans-1,2-dihydrobenzene-1,2-diol dehydrogenase encodes MALRWGIVSVGLISSDFTTALRTLPRSEHQVVAVAARDLSRAKEFARKHDIPKAYGSYEELAKDPNVEVAYIGTQHPQHKAAVLLCLAAGKAVLCEKPMGVNAAEVREMVAEARSRGLFLMEAIWTRFFPATEALRSTLSQGTLGELRVARAEFGKDLTHINRAVDWAQAGGGLLDIGIYCIQFICMVFGGQKPEKIVAMGRRHETGVDDTVTVLLQYPGGVHGSFTCSITAELSNVNSVSGTKGMAQILSPCWCPTELVVKGEHKEFALPPAPGKEFNFTHGVGMTYEAKHVRECLRKGLKESPVIPLAESELLADILEEARKAIGVTFPQDKC; translated from the exons ATGGCGCTGCGCTGGGGCATCGTGTCAGTCGGCCTTATCTCCAGCGACTTCACGACGGCGCTGCGGACGCTGCCTCGCTCCGAGCACCAG GTGGTGGCGGTAGCAGCCCGCGACCTGAGCCGGGCGAAGGAATTTGCGCGGAAACATGACATCCCCAAGGCCTATGGGTCCTATGAGGAGCTGGCCAAAGACCCGAATGTGG AGGTGGCCTACATTGGCACTCAGCATCCCCAGCACAAGGCCGCGGTGTTACTATGCCTGGCAGCGGGCAAGGCCGTCCTGTGTGAGAAGCCCATGGGCGTGAACGCTGCGGAAGTTCGAGAAATGGTTGCCGAAGCCCGGTCCCGAGGTCTCTTCCTTATGGAG GCCATCTGGACCCGCTTCTTTCCTGCTACCGAAGCTCTGAGGTCCACTCTGTCTCAGGGAACTCTGGGGGAACTCCGGGTGGCTCGGGCAGAATTTGGGAAGGACCTCACCCACATCAACCGGGCTGTAGACTGGGCCCAGGCTGGCGGTGGCCTACTGGACATCGGCATCTACTGTATCCAGTTCATCTGTATGGTCTTTGGTGGGCAGAAGCCAGAGAAGATTGTAGCCATGGGAAGGCGCCATGAAACAG GTGTGGACGACACCGTCACTGTGCTCCTCCAGTACCCAGGAGGGGTCCACGGCAGCTTTACCTGCAGCATCACTGCTGAGCTCTCCAATGTGAACTCTGTGAGCGGTACCAAGGGCATGGCCCAG ATCCTCAGCCCCTGCTGGTGCCCAACAGAGCTGGTGGTGAAGGGAGAGCATAAGGAGTTTGcgctgcccccagccccaggcaaggaGTTCAACTTTACACATGGAGTGGGCATGACTTATGAGGCCAAGCATGTCCGGGAGTGCCTACGAAAGG GCCTGAAGGAAAGTCCTGTGATTCCCCTGGCGGAAAGTGAACTCCTGGCTGACATCCTTGAGGAAGCGAGGAAGGCCATTGGGGTCACCTTCCCCCAAGACAAATGCTGA